The genomic region AAAGTCAAGCCGCGCAAGGCCTGATGTTGAGGTTCTGAGTCAAATGGGCTGCCAGCGCTTATCCATTAAGCGCAGGCAGCTATGTTTTCAGGAGCGTTTGTATAGCCACTTGAAACGCGTGGCCGCGAATCTCTTCACTCCCGGATCTGCCGCCCCGTCAGCTTGAGGAACAGGTCTTCCAGATTGGCGGGGCGGTGCAGTGTGCGCAGGTGGGCGTGCTGGCCCAGCGCCTGCAGCAGGGGTTGGGCTTGCTGGGTGTAGAAGAACACGGTTTCGCCGCTCACCTCCACCCGCGCTGCAAGGGGGCGCAGGGCAGGGTCTTGGGCCAGGGGGACAGCGCCCACGCCAAAGACTTCCACCACATCGCTCTCCAGGTGCTCGGCGATCAACTCGCGGGGCTTGCCTTCGGCAATTTTCTTGCCGTGGTCCAGCACCAGCAGGCGCGAGCACAGGCGCTCGGCTTCGTCCATGAAATGGGTGGTCAGCAGGATGGAGGTGCCCTGCTGCAGCAGCAGTTGCAGGCGCTCCCACATCAGGTGGCGGGCTTGGGGGTCCAGGCCGGTGGTGGGCTCGTCCAGCAAGAGCAGGCGCGGCTGGTTGACGAGCGCACGGGCCAGGGACAGCCGCCGCTTCATCCCCCCTGAGAGTTCGCCGGGCTTGGCATCGGCCTTGTGTGTCAGCGCGGCAAATTCGAGCAACTGCGGCACTCTGCTCTCCATCACCGCACCTTTGAGCCCGAAGTAGCGGCCGAACACGCGCAGGTTTTCGGCGCAGGTGAAGTCCGGGTCCAGTGTGTCGAACTGCGTGACCACGCCCAGTTCGGCCTTGATGGCCAGCGCGTCGTGCGGCATGTGCAGGGGCTCGGTAGCCCCCTGCGGGTAGAACAGCACCTCGCCGCTGTCGGGGGCCGTGAGCCCCAGGCACATGCGGATGGTGGTGGTCTTGCCCGCGCCGTTGGGGCCGATCACGCCCAGGCATTCCCCCGGGGCAATGGAAAACGATACATCCTGCACCACGGGGGTGCCTGCGTATTGCTTGTGGAGATGCTGGACAGCAAACAGTGCGCTCATGGCTCCATTGTGGCGCGGTCTGTCGGCCTCTTCGGTGTACGGGTGAAAAGTGCCTGTAGCGCTTATGGAGAAAGCGCAATTAGCTATTAAAAATGTAGCGTTACACCTCTGGCGCAGGTGCGGCCACCAGCCTCCCGCGGCCACTGGTCTTGGCAGCATACAGCGCCGCATCGGCGCGGGCCATCAGCGGTGCCAGGTCGTGGTCCTGCGGCCCCAGCACGGCCATGCCTGCGCTGTAGTCCAGCGTAAAGCCCAGCTCGCTCAGGCTGGCCTCGGCCAGTCGCATGCGCAGCCTGCGGTCAAAGGATGTTCCGGCGGGGGCGCTGTTGTGCAGCAGCAGCACGCCAAACTCTTCCCCGCCCAGGCGGCCCACCATGTCGCCGCTGCGGTGGCATTCCTGCAGCAGCCTGCCAAACAGTTGCAGGGCGCGGTCACCCGTTTCGTGGCCCATGGTGTCGTTGATCTGCTTGAAGTAATCGATGTCCAGCATCAAGGCCGTCAGCGGCAGGCCGTGGCGCTGGGCGTGCGAGATCATCGCTGCCCCCTGGTCTGCAAACGAGCGCCGGTTGGCCAGCCCGGTGAGTCCATCGGTCATGGCCAGCCGATGCAGCTTGCGCTCGGCCTCGGCATGCCATGCCACCAGAACGGCCACCGTGCCCAACACCAGGCTCACATTGGTAGCCAGGGCCGCTGCCAGGTTGACAGGGTGAGGCGTGCGGAAGCTGGGGTACTGGTCCGTAAACGCGCCCAGTACGCCCCGGGCCAGGGTAAAGCCCGCCGAGGTGAGCAGGCACAGCATGAGGGTGCGCCGCCACCGGGTATCGGCGGGGGTGGACGGGGTGGCCGGGTACATCGTGGCGCGCGCAACAATCACCAGAATGGCTGCCATCAGGAAATTGGCCCAGCCCACCCGGAACGCATAGTGCCCAAACCCCAGGGCGTAGCCCAGTGGCATCAGGCACACCAGCGCGAGCAGGGTGCGTTTGAACGGACGCGCGCCCAGCCACTCGCGCAGGGCGCGGTACAGCAGCCACTGCGCCCACGCATTGCATGCCATGGAGAGGGTGGACAGCGCCTGGTCCCACACGGACGACGACGCAATGATGGCGGCCCAGGCCACCCCCTGCAAAAGCATGCTGGCCTGCACGTTGCGTGCGGCCTGGCTCACGCTGCGACCCATCACCAGCGGCAGCGCCGCCGCAATCGCAAACAGGTTCGTGGCCATGACGGCCATCAGCGTGAGGAAATCCAGCTTCATACACCGTCAGCGGCCGCGCACCGTGGCGCGCCGCTGTGGCTCATTGGAAAGCCACTTCCGCAAAGC from Acidovorax sp. DW039 harbors:
- a CDS encoding GGDEF domain-containing protein, which gives rise to MKLDFLTLMAVMATNLFAIAAALPLVMGRSVSQAARNVQASMLLQGVAWAAIIASSSVWDQALSTLSMACNAWAQWLLYRALREWLGARPFKRTLLALVCLMPLGYALGFGHYAFRVGWANFLMAAILVIVARATMYPATPSTPADTRWRRTLMLCLLTSAGFTLARGVLGAFTDQYPSFRTPHPVNLAAALATNVSLVLGTVAVLVAWHAEAERKLHRLAMTDGLTGLANRRSFADQGAAMISHAQRHGLPLTALMLDIDYFKQINDTMGHETGDRALQLFGRLLQECHRSGDMVGRLGGEEFGVLLLHNSAPAGTSFDRRLRMRLAEASLSELGFTLDYSAGMAVLGPQDHDLAPLMARADAALYAAKTSGRGRLVAAPAPEV
- a CDS encoding ATP-binding cassette domain-containing protein, which encodes MSALFAVQHLHKQYAGTPVVQDVSFSIAPGECLGVIGPNGAGKTTTIRMCLGLTAPDSGEVLFYPQGATEPLHMPHDALAIKAELGVVTQFDTLDPDFTCAENLRVFGRYFGLKGAVMESRVPQLLEFAALTHKADAKPGELSGGMKRRLSLARALVNQPRLLLLDEPTTGLDPQARHLMWERLQLLLQQGTSILLTTHFMDEAERLCSRLLVLDHGKKIAEGKPRELIAEHLESDVVEVFGVGAVPLAQDPALRPLAARVEVSGETVFFYTQQAQPLLQALGQHAHLRTLHRPANLEDLFLKLTGRQIRE